The genomic window TGCCGCGCGCTATTGAAATAGTCGCTTGCTGTGTTATCATCCGTGCCGGTTCGGGGGGCGGGAAACAGGCCCCGTTTGCTCAAATCGGATGCAGGATACAACATGATGAATGTCGAACGCATCGATTCCTCTCCTTCGAAGACCGATGCTTCCGGGGCGGCGCCGGTGGAAGGGGATTCCCCGCGGCCGGCCGGGAAAACCGGCTTTTTTCGATTTTTTCGCCACCCGGTCCTGTGGATCGTGTTGGCGGTCGCTCCCTTCTATCTTTTCGATCTGAGCACTCCGGCATTCAACGACGGCGAATGCATGTACGCGGAAATCGCGCGGGAGATGCGCCTTACCGGAGACTGGATCACGCCGCACCTCAACGGAAAACGCCACTTCGACAAGCCCCCGTTGCTCTACTGGCTGATCGGCCTGGGCCAGAACGTTCTCGGGGAAACGGAATATGCCGCGCGCATGTGGGCGGCCCTGGCCACCCTGGGGGGTGCCCTGGTTGTGGGGGCCATCGGCAGGTCGCTGTACGGCGCGCGCGCGGCCTGGCTGTCCACCCTGGTCTTCATCACCAGCCTGGGGCCTCACCTCTTCGGCAAGCTCGCCATGCCGGACCTGCCGCTGGTGTTTTGCATCACCCTCGCCATCCTCGGGTATGTCCGCGGCTTCCTGATCGAGTCTCCCGCCTCCGGCCGCTGGTCGCTGCTGATGTTTGTCGGCTTCGGACTGGCAACCCTCTCGAAAGGTCTTGTCGGGCTCGGCCTGTCCTCGGCCGTCATCGGGCTTCACGCCATCCTGAGCGGGCGGCTCCGCTCGTTTCTGACCCTGCGGTTCGCGTCGGGAATCCCCGTGACGGCGGCCATTGCCGTCCCATGGTATGTCGCCGCGGCCCGGGCCAACCCCGATTTTCTCGGCTACTTTTTCATACGCGAACATTTGATGCGCTTCACCGGCGAGCGTTTCCCGCCGGACGAATGCGTCGCCCTGCCGGTCTTTCTCGTCCTGACCTTCGTCTGGACCTTCCCGTGGCTGTCCCTGGTTCCGCAGGCGCTCTGGCGGGCTGTACGCAGGTTGAAGGCCGGTCCGTTTCTCAAGGGCGTGGACCTGCTCCCCCTTGTGTGGATTGGAGTCGTCGTGCTCCTTTTCTCGGCTTCGAAGTCCAGGCTCGAGTACTATGCCATGCCGGCTATCCCCGCGTTTGCGCTCTTGCTCGGCAGGCTATGGGACGACCTCCTGGAACCCGGTCCGGCCTCGCGGCGAACTCTGGCGACGGCGCTCGGCGTCATGGCGGGGGTGATGGTGCTGGCCGCCTTCGCCGCTTTCGCGGTGTTCGGCCCGTGGCAGGAAGTCGTGTTCCGGTTCTACGCCACGTCCTGGCCGACCTCGGGCTGGATCGAAGGCCCCGAGCAGGCCGCCTTGCTCGACCGGCTCCGCATCCCGAGCATCGCCAGCATGGCCGGACTGGCCGTCTTCACCGTTGCGGCCCTGGTCGCCGCCCTCAAGTCCCGCCCCAAAGTCGCTCTGGGGATCACCGCCGTCATGACGGCCCCGCTTTTTCTCATGATCCACTGGGGCTTCCTGGTGGTGGAGCCGTTCCATTCGAGCGCCCGGACAGCCGAGATCGTAACGCGGGCGGCCAGCCCCGAGGACGTCGTGGTCTTCCAGGAGCCTTACGAATACATGTGGACCAGCGGAATCACCTATTACGCCAAACGCTACGTGCACATTCTCAAGGATCCGAGATTCGAGGGCGTGGCGAGTCGCCTGCGGGAGCCGCCCGATCGGTTTCTCGACGGCGCGGGACTCCAGCGGCTGTGGGCTTCCGGGAAGAAGGTCGTCTTCGTGGGGGAGACGACCCGAGGCGACCTGGCGGATTTCTTGAACCAGGCCGGTCCCGTGACGGTCGTCGGCCGGTCGGCGATTCATTACGTGCTGAGCAACGGGAAGTGACCCGGAACCGGCTTGCTCGCAAGACGAGCGCCCCGTACCGCGGGCTGCGCGGCTTCTCCCCGCCGGGCGATTCAGTCCGGTGAGCCGTCATGGGGCGCGAGACTGCGACGAGACATGAAAGTTGACACCGCTTCCCATTCGGAATAGAGTTTTTGGGTTCCGACCCGTGCGGAGAACCGATCGAAGAAGAACGGTTTGCGTTCAAGGGGGGGGTGAGCGGACGAAGATATCCCTCCCTTTGCGCCCGGTCTGACGCCGGCTCCGGAAGAAGCCTCGCTTCCTCATGTTCTCTCGATGTGCTGAACAGTTCATTTTCCTCTGTCTTATGGAGTTACGACGATGGATGCTGACAAGCCGGGTGCAATGGAGATCATCGAACTGCTGCTGACGGCGGACATATACAACAGCGTCGCGGATCTCGGCGCAAACGACCTCCCCCAAAAGATTCGGGACCATTACCGCGACCCGGAAACCGGGATTGTTTCGCGCCCCATGCGCGTCACCCTCGCCGACGTGGAAAAGATATACGGCATCGAGGGCGGCCACGCGATCGTCCGGATGCTGCCCTTCATCGAACAGGAGGAATCCGACGGGCACATTTGGCTGGCTCCCTTCGACTCGGGCGCCCAGTGGTTGGCGCACCAGGATTCCTACGATCTGATTCAATCGAACCCCGTTCTGGCCTTCCACTATCAGAAGGATGACCCCACCATCAGTTACGCCGAAGCCCGGTGGAAGCGCCCGCCCGTTTCGGAAATCGAGGCCAGGATCGAGAAGATGTTCGGGGAAGAAGCGGACAGCCTGATGAAGCTCGTGACCATAAAGGTCCCGGGCGAAGTGAGGAGTCGGCTGGACGAGCTCGTCCTGACCGACGAGCAGCACGAGGAAATCGCCAAAGCCCAGAAGGCCCTCGAATACCGGGATTATCTCAAGGACATCGGGCTGTTCGAAATCGGGAAGATCCTGCTGGTGGGGCCTCCGGGAACGGGGAAGACCTCATCGGCCAGAGCCCTGGGAAGGTGGTTCGACCTGCCCCTGGTGGAGGTGAACCTTTCCATGCTCATCAGCAAGTACCTGGGCGAGACGTCCAAGAACATCGACAACGTGTTCATGCTGGCCAAGAAGCTGGGCCCGTGCATCCTGTTCATCGACGAATTCGACTTCGTGGCCAAGACCCGGGATTCGGACGATCACGGGGCCATGAAGCGCGCCGTGAACACGCTCCTCAAGGCCGTGGACGAGGTGAGCCTGGTGGAGGACGGCGTTCTGCTCGTTGCCGCCACGAACTATCCCCAGTTGCTGGATCATGCCGCATGGCGGCGATTCGACAAGGTCCTCAGCTTCACCCTGCCGGATGAAGACATGCGCAGCCGGATCCTGGCGATGGTCCTCCGGAGGATGGACGCCTCCGTCGATGCCGATGCGCTTGCCCGCCTCACCGCGGGATATTCCGGTTCGGATTTGCGTCTCGTGGTCCGCGAGGCGGTCCTCAATGCCCTCCTCGAAGACCGGAAGAAGATCGATCAGAAGGATCTGCTCCGCGCGGTGGCACAATTTCAGCGCCGGATGGACGATCATCGGGCGAACAGCATTACATGAAACCGCGTGCTCTTTCGGGCGTGAAGCGTTTCCCGGAGCGTTGAACCGAACGTTTCAGCGCAATCCCCCTGCCGCCGCGATATGTCCTTCAATGCCCGGAATGCCCCGGTTCCATCGGTTCCGGCGCCCGTGATCGGCATTGTCGGGCCGGGTTCCATCCCACTCTTTCCCTGTTTTGTGAACGACTCCAGAAATACCGGGGCGAATGCGCTCCGCCCTTGTCGGCGCGGCCTGCAAAACGGCCGCCTCTCGTTGTATCGACGATCCGGAAGTGCGCTCCGCCCTGCCCGCGCGGCCCGGACGCCCGGCCGGCAAATCCGCTCCTTTCGGCGCATTCCACTTGCGGAATCCCCGAGCGCCGGGGTAAATACCGGTCGTTTCGAGTGGCCTTACACCGGCGGTGCATAATATGATCGTCCCAAAGGAGAGACACGATGAACGTCGTATTCATTTCGCCGAACTTTCCTCCCACCTGGTTCAACTTCTGCACGGCCCTGCGGGAGGCGGGCGCAACGGTTCTGGGAATCGGGGATTCCCCTTACGACGAGTTGCGCCCGGAGCTTCGCGCCGCGCTGACCGAATACTACCGGGTCCCGGCCATGGGCGATTACGACGCCATGCTCCGGGCCTGCGGATTCTTCACGCACAGGTATGGAAAAATAGACCGCATCGAGTCGCATACCGAGTTCTGGCTGGGAATCGACGCACGGCTGCGCGAGGATTTCAACGTTTTCGGCCAGAAACCGCATGACCTGGAAATCAACCGCCGCAAGACGGGGATGAAGCGAGGGTTCATCAAGGCGGGAATTCCTTGCGCCGACGGGGTCCTTGCCACGGACGCGACGGTCGTGCGCAGGTTTGTGGCGGAACACGGCTATCCGGTCATTTTCAAACCGGACCAGGGCGTCGGCGCGGCGGATACCTTCAAGGTCGCCGGCGACGAACAGCTGGATGCCGTTCTGGGCAACCTGCCTCCGGGGTACATGGTCGAGAAGGCTCTGTCCGGCGATCTGCTCAGCTTCGACGGCCTGACCGCCCGCGACGGGTCCATCGTCTTCCGGACGGCCCATCACTTCTCCGCGGGCATCATGGAAACGGTGAACGAGCGGCGCCACCTGCACTACTATTCCCTGCGCGACATCCCCCCCGAGCTCGAGAGACTGGGGAGAAAGACCGTTGCCGCTTTCGACGTCCGGGAACGCTTTTTCCACATCGAATTCTTCCGCCGGGACCCGTCGACCTACCACGCCCTGGAAATCAATGTCCGTCCACCGGGCGGCTTCTCCCTGGATATGATGAACTACGCCTGCGACATCGACCTCTTCCGCTGGTGGGCGGAGTCGGTCGTACACGACCGGCGTGATTTCTCTTTCGAGCGAAAATACCACGCGGCGCATGCCTCGCGACGGCATGGGGTCAACTACCGGTTCGGCCACGAACAGCTGCTCGCCGAAATCGGTCCGCTGGTGGTCAACCACCTGGAAATTCCGGACGCGCTCAGCGGCGCCATGGGCAATTACGCGTACCTGCTGCGATCGCCCGATCAAGGCGAGATACTGGAGGCCATCGCCAAGGTCGAGGCGACGGCCTGATCGGGTCCGGGCCGCACGCACAATCGCCGCGCGATATCGAGTGAGGCGCGGGATCGGGTGGCGGGGCTCCTCGATCGGCTCTCGATTCGATCCGCGGGAGGTCTCTCATGCCGGGTACATGGAAAATGGAATCGGGCGGCCTCGGGTCATGCAGCCGCTGGGCGGCGTTTCATCCTTCAACGGTACCGGAAGGAAATGACGCTTTGTGTGAATGGAGGGTCTGCGCGAAAGAATTGCATGCTTCGTTGTGATCCCCGGGTCATGAAAAATGTGAAAAGTGTAGGTTTGACCCCGCCTCCAGGAGCCACGGCAGGATGTCAGGCAGGCGCGCCTGCCAGGCTTCCTCGTTGTGAAAATGCCCTTCCGCCAGCACGAACCTGAGCTCGTGGTCGCCCAGGCCGATGTCCTTCAGGTGCCGGTGGAAGCTTGCCACAGATTCCACGTAGTCCAGGTAGATATCATAATACCAGTAGCGCTCGAGCGTCCCCGCATCCAGGTAGATCTTGCACCACCGTCCGGTGGGGCGGTCCCACAACCGGAAGATTTCACTCCCCGCCCACATGACCGAAGGGGAAACCGCCCCGATCCGGCCGAAAACGTCCGGGTGGGTCTTGCCCAAAACGAGGCTCATCAGTCCTCCGAGGCTGGCCCCCATGACCGCGGTCCATTGAGGGGTCCCCAGCGTTCTGTAGGTCTGATCGACGAACGGTTTGAGGTGGTTGACCAGGAAATCGGCGAACAGCCG from Syntrophobacter fumaroxidans MPOB includes these protein-coding regions:
- a CDS encoding ArnT family glycosyltransferase → MMNVERIDSSPSKTDASGAAPVEGDSPRPAGKTGFFRFFRHPVLWIVLAVAPFYLFDLSTPAFNDGECMYAEIAREMRLTGDWITPHLNGKRHFDKPPLLYWLIGLGQNVLGETEYAARMWAALATLGGALVVGAIGRSLYGARAAWLSTLVFITSLGPHLFGKLAMPDLPLVFCITLAILGYVRGFLIESPASGRWSLLMFVGFGLATLSKGLVGLGLSSAVIGLHAILSGRLRSFLTLRFASGIPVTAAIAVPWYVAAARANPDFLGYFFIREHLMRFTGERFPPDECVALPVFLVLTFVWTFPWLSLVPQALWRAVRRLKAGPFLKGVDLLPLVWIGVVVLLFSASKSRLEYYAMPAIPAFALLLGRLWDDLLEPGPASRRTLATALGVMAGVMVLAAFAAFAVFGPWQEVVFRFYATSWPTSGWIEGPEQAALLDRLRIPSIASMAGLAVFTVAALVAALKSRPKVALGITAVMTAPLFLMIHWGFLVVEPFHSSARTAEIVTRAASPEDVVVFQEPYEYMWTSGITYYAKRYVHILKDPRFEGVASRLREPPDRFLDGAGLQRLWASGKKVVFVGETTRGDLADFLNQAGPVTVVGRSAIHYVLSNGK
- a CDS encoding AAA family ATPase encodes the protein MDADKPGAMEIIELLLTADIYNSVADLGANDLPQKIRDHYRDPETGIVSRPMRVTLADVEKIYGIEGGHAIVRMLPFIEQEESDGHIWLAPFDSGAQWLAHQDSYDLIQSNPVLAFHYQKDDPTISYAEARWKRPPVSEIEARIEKMFGEEADSLMKLVTIKVPGEVRSRLDELVLTDEQHEEIAKAQKALEYRDYLKDIGLFEIGKILLVGPPGTGKTSSARALGRWFDLPLVEVNLSMLISKYLGETSKNIDNVFMLAKKLGPCILFIDEFDFVAKTRDSDDHGAMKRAVNTLLKAVDEVSLVEDGVLLVAATNYPQLLDHAAWRRFDKVLSFTLPDEDMRSRILAMVLRRMDASVDADALARLTAGYSGSDLRLVVREAVLNALLEDRKKIDQKDLLRAVAQFQRRMDDHRANSIT
- a CDS encoding ATP-grasp domain-containing protein, with amino-acid sequence MNVVFISPNFPPTWFNFCTALREAGATVLGIGDSPYDELRPELRAALTEYYRVPAMGDYDAMLRACGFFTHRYGKIDRIESHTEFWLGIDARLREDFNVFGQKPHDLEINRRKTGMKRGFIKAGIPCADGVLATDATVVRRFVAEHGYPVIFKPDQGVGAADTFKVAGDEQLDAVLGNLPPGYMVEKALSGDLLSFDGLTARDGSIVFRTAHHFSAGIMETVNERRHLHYYSLRDIPPELERLGRKTVAAFDVRERFFHIEFFRRDPSTYHALEINVRPPGGFSLDMMNYACDIDLFRWWAESVVHDRRDFSFERKYHAAHASRRHGVNYRFGHEQLLAEIGPLVVNHLEIPDALSGAMGNYAYLLRSPDQGEILEAIAKVEATA
- a CDS encoding alpha/beta hydrolase, whose product is MSEIRILRDFYSYPEETTRTLRIYTPDAYQAHPDRRFPVLYMMDGQNVFNHPESALYHTWCANTTMDRLIFEGRLQPWIIVGIDHLPDRFAEYVPWPEPAIGADGRGRLFADFLVNHLKPFVDQTYRTLGTPQWTAVMGASLGGLMSLVLGKTHPDVFGRIGAVSPSVMWAGSEIFRLWDRPTGRWCKIYLDAGTLERYWYYDIYLDYVESVASFHRHLKDIGLGDHELRFVLAEGHFHNEEAWQARLPDILPWLLEAGSNLHFSHFS